A stretch of the Teretinema zuelzerae genome encodes the following:
- a CDS encoding regulatory protein RecX, with amino-acid sequence MLAEDSSSANADILATLLDLEWASAGILKVSAAEGPSFFLRDEYVEASLLSALKPGLRLSPEQTQALLFASHCYLAERDAVAYLARAEHCRFQLSVKLARKGHSQQAIAQALDYLEQKNWLSDRRFAEAWLRSRSIHRAEGRSRLVAELRSRGVSAEIAEESVSASLSPEDEESRCMKAAERFIARGREGNKLVTSLSRAGFSRQTIKTCLKKAGNTD; translated from the coding sequence GTGCTCGCAGAAGATTCCAGTTCAGCAAACGCTGATATTCTGGCTACTCTTCTCGATTTGGAATGGGCCTCAGCCGGGATACTCAAGGTATCCGCGGCCGAAGGCCCTTCTTTTTTTCTCAGAGACGAATACGTAGAAGCGTCCCTTCTTTCCGCTCTCAAACCGGGACTCCGGCTGTCCCCGGAACAAACCCAAGCGCTTCTTTTCGCTTCGCATTGCTATCTTGCCGAGCGCGACGCCGTCGCATACCTGGCCCGAGCTGAACACTGCCGGTTTCAATTGTCGGTAAAATTGGCCAGAAAGGGCCATTCGCAACAAGCGATCGCGCAGGCGCTCGATTATCTCGAGCAGAAAAACTGGCTTTCGGACAGGCGCTTCGCGGAAGCCTGGCTTCGCTCGCGGTCAATTCATCGCGCGGAAGGCCGCTCTCGTCTCGTCGCGGAGCTCCGCAGCAGGGGCGTTTCCGCGGAAATCGCCGAGGAAAGCGTTTCGGCGTCCCTTTCCCCCGAAGACGAGGAATCGCGCTGTATGAAGGCCGCAGAACGCTTTATCGCGCGCGGCCGCGAGGGGAATAAATTGGTAACCTCTTTATCGCGCGCGGGGTTTTCCCGTCAAACCATTAAAACATGCCTTAAAAAGGCTGGAAACACTGATTAA
- a CDS encoding TRM11 family SAM-dependent methyltransferase, giving the protein MRDLRFLVTFPAGFEEIVPLLLRRFLPSVKIVSRSGGMVLFSAPSADPLLKAPLFFTNVFAVVREWASPGISFPDMIHGIIKKDSLAGFAAPKIPGNSFRLRFSRASRFESVDKRFVQKAEEYIASSARMRLDKLSGGAEFWFLIRQEGPAYFACKLPQHPAKKGPAPRPGELKSETALLVAALAQPSGTEKLVCDPFAGYGSIPAQLEILCPNAAIVAVDSDSSLVSGLKRRFSGNSRVRIHCGDARNLAMIETASVDLVAADPPWGEWEAGGYSDSAELGSLYSAFLAELDRILAPGGKAVVLTGAKDLFERAAAVSPSFSACAAREGFRTDILVNGKKAAVYRLNR; this is encoded by the coding sequence ATGCGCGACTTACGCTTTCTGGTGACATTCCCCGCGGGCTTCGAAGAAATTGTTCCCCTGCTGCTCCGCCGCTTTCTTCCATCAGTCAAGATCGTCTCCCGGTCCGGCGGAATGGTGCTGTTCAGCGCCCCGTCGGCCGATCCGCTTTTAAAAGCGCCGCTTTTTTTCACCAATGTGTTCGCCGTCGTCCGCGAATGGGCGTCGCCGGGCATATCCTTTCCGGACATGATCCACGGAATCATCAAGAAAGATTCGCTGGCGGGCTTCGCCGCTCCCAAAATCCCGGGAAATTCTTTCCGCCTGCGCTTTTCGCGGGCGAGCCGCTTTGAAAGCGTGGATAAGCGCTTTGTCCAAAAAGCGGAAGAATACATCGCCTCTTCGGCGCGGATGCGGCTCGACAAGCTTTCCGGCGGCGCCGAATTCTGGTTTCTCATCCGCCAGGAAGGTCCGGCGTATTTCGCCTGCAAGCTTCCCCAGCACCCGGCTAAAAAGGGACCGGCTCCGCGGCCGGGAGAATTAAAGAGCGAAACGGCTCTGCTTGTCGCCGCCCTGGCGCAGCCTTCAGGAACGGAGAAGCTCGTCTGCGATCCCTTTGCCGGCTACGGCTCGATTCCCGCCCAGCTCGAGATTCTCTGTCCGAACGCCGCGATCGTCGCGGTGGATTCGGATTCGTCCCTGGTCTCCGGTCTCAAGCGCCGCTTTTCCGGGAATTCCCGCGTTCGGATCCACTGCGGAGACGCGCGAAATCTCGCCATGATCGAAACCGCTTCGGTCGATCTCGTTGCCGCCGACCCTCCCTGGGGCGAATGGGAGGCGGGCGGCTATTCCGACTCGGCAGAACTCGGCTCCCTCTATTCGGCCTTCTTGGCGGAACTGGACAGAATCCTCGCTCCCGGCGGAAAGGCCGTCGTTCTTACCGGAGCAAAGGACCTCTTCGAGCGCGCGGCCGCCGTATCGCCGTCTTTTTCCGCCTGCGCCGCCCGCGAGGGCTTTCGGACCGATATTCTGGTAAACGGAAAAAAGGCCGCCGTGTATCGGCTGAACCGATGA
- a CDS encoding methyl-accepting chemotaxis protein, protein MKLKARFSLIIGSLLFIAAALTAFVIFSFSHVSRLQTYQTRTSDTVTEWVKLRIFLSDIFTVSFDVDTVDSRWMDINTNFSGSFSGIAESPLRGRLSAETNELIDNAGNLLELMQKSFTALDSEIGQLSAAGIASNTKLQLKSRGLSSVFNSRESEDSSAVTLCYLQLSSSLYKMNVYSAPFESILEEIKNHLDRDVSANIRSVLLRSILVLAVLSLAAFIVIFRMTSKIVRRLDSLRDSTESLAAKDLTISVGDRYKDEIGELSGHLDTSIKALNGVMKSVQTAADDATGMSESINFAAGEVTTATTEINSNIESMDKQFDNIKTAMKNASSALESMSSFLVTFMTDIERQNSSIADSGKAISVMSESINTVSKKGRDKTRQMDELQRVAQEGEEKIENTESILVGVTGQLDEVHSFITMINSIAEQTSILSMNAAIESAHAGEAGKGFAVVADEIQKLAESTTENAQLITTTLTEISSNVQEARNSSQSATEAFSNTTSAIQELNVTLNEIVSALELIDERSGELSRQSKEVLDTTSGLSVKTDKLDSLRKTAIHEIIQMDSIIAESSGGVSEIAAGTGDILKRIMEIHELSTKSKEAMKVLDSMLEEFRTTDSTIQELD, encoded by the coding sequence ATGAAGCTTAAAGCGAGATTTTCACTCATCATCGGTTCGTTGCTCTTCATCGCGGCGGCGCTGACCGCGTTCGTAATCTTTTCATTCTCCCATGTTTCCCGCCTGCAAACCTATCAGACGAGAACCAGCGATACGGTCACCGAATGGGTGAAGCTGCGCATCTTCCTTTCGGATATTTTCACCGTATCATTCGACGTCGATACGGTCGATTCGCGCTGGATGGATATAAATACGAATTTCTCCGGCTCGTTTTCGGGCATCGCCGAATCGCCTCTGCGCGGCCGGCTATCCGCCGAGACGAACGAGCTTATCGACAACGCCGGCAATCTTCTGGAGCTCATGCAAAAGTCCTTTACCGCCCTCGACTCCGAAATCGGCCAGCTCTCAGCGGCAGGGATCGCGTCGAACACCAAGCTCCAGCTGAAAAGCCGAGGACTCAGCTCCGTTTTCAATTCGCGCGAATCGGAAGATTCGTCCGCGGTGACGCTCTGCTATCTCCAGCTCAGTTCGTCGCTCTACAAAATGAACGTATATTCGGCGCCCTTCGAATCGATACTCGAAGAAATCAAAAACCATCTGGACCGGGACGTTTCGGCGAATATCCGCAGCGTTTTGCTCAGAAGCATACTCGTTCTCGCCGTCCTTTCCCTGGCCGCCTTCATCGTCATCTTCCGTATGACCTCGAAAATCGTACGGCGGCTCGACTCGCTCAGAGACAGCACGGAATCGCTCGCCGCGAAGGACCTGACGATCTCCGTCGGCGACCGGTACAAGGATGAAATCGGCGAACTTTCCGGCCATCTCGACACCTCCATCAAGGCGCTCAACGGCGTGATGAAATCCGTGCAGACGGCTGCCGACGACGCGACGGGCATGAGCGAGTCAATCAACTTCGCCGCGGGAGAAGTGACGACCGCTACCACAGAAATAAATTCCAACATCGAATCCATGGACAAGCAGTTCGACAATATCAAGACCGCGATGAAAAACGCGTCCTCCGCGCTGGAATCGATGTCCTCCTTCCTGGTTACGTTCATGACCGACATCGAACGCCAGAACAGTTCGATCGCCGACAGCGGAAAAGCGATTTCAGTCATGTCGGAATCGATCAACACCGTATCGAAGAAGGGCAGGGACAAAACGCGGCAGATGGATGAGCTTCAGCGGGTCGCGCAGGAAGGCGAAGAAAAAATCGAGAATACCGAGTCGATTCTCGTCGGCGTTACCGGCCAGCTCGACGAGGTTCATTCGTTCATCACCATGATCAATTCCATCGCCGAACAGACGAGCATTCTGTCCATGAACGCGGCGATAGAAAGCGCGCATGCGGGAGAGGCGGGAAAGGGATTCGCGGTAGTGGCGGACGAAATACAGAAACTCGCGGAGTCTACCACCGAGAACGCGCAGCTGATTACGACGACACTGACGGAAATCAGCTCCAACGTACAGGAAGCCCGGAATTCGAGCCAGAGCGCGACGGAGGCTTTCAGCAACACGACTTCCGCAATCCAGGAATTGAATGTAACGCTGAACGAAATCGTATCCGCGCTCGAGCTGATCGACGAACGGAGCGGGGAGCTCTCCCGCCAATCGAAGGAAGTTCTCGATACGACGTCAGGATTATCAGTTAAAACCGATAAACTGGATTCGTTGAGAAAAACCGCAATACATGAAATTATTCAGATGGACTCGATCATCGCAGAATCGAGCGGAGGGGTTTCGGAAATCGCCGCCGGAACGGGAGACATCCTGAAACGCATCATGGAAATACACGAGCTCAGCACGAAGAGCAAGGAAGCGATGAAGGTTTTAGATTCTATGCTCGAGGAATTCCGTACGACCGATTCTACAATTCAAGAGCTTGATTGA
- a CDS encoding beta-mannosidase, producing MRTIDLNGTWTLAGPEGKTAGLEGFAVPSSMTVPGSLFSACLETGSSPDPFWRENERLYAALAAADWTLTRDFDLSPEIASRSLIELVFEGIDTLSEVYLNGAHIGNTADMHRTWKFNLAGLARPGKNTLTVRLLSPTAQMQAEQTRLPLPGGSGGQYPGFCHLRKAHSMSGWDWGPVLPDLGIWRPAYIALPEEVDIRDVYIVQTHSNRKGETADVELFARVRLRASAQAPGWKNLGLTVSATAPDGSEFSASCALADSAEKTFTGFETPGETCYEKTLALSIPRAMLWWPNGLGAQHLYDLTVVLSRNEGAGAQTLDEKKLRLGLRTLSVRRDADEWGESFAFEANGTAFFAMGADYVPEDSLIARNTRKRTERLVRSAAAARHNCIRVWGGANYPEDDFYDLCDEYGLVIWHDHMMACGVYELSPSFRENIVAEIIDNVKRVRHHASLGLWCGNNEQEEAWCSWGWSEKYSPALKADYIRLYEEILPALNRELDPETFYWLSSPSSGGSFFKPNAEERGDMHNWTVWHGLKPFTAYRECYSRFMSEFGIESFPSMKTIEAFTLPEDRNIFSPVMEAHQKCDSGNAKILHYISANYRYPRDFEALVYASQLIQAEGLRYGVEHWRRNRNGNRCMGAVYWQLNDCWPVASWASIDWYGRWKALHYMSRRFFAPVLLSACETGSSASLHVANETARDVSGTVLWRLIDESGSISGTTVLSAGSRAVRVPAWTDAEAVFLDFSDILADEYARRKAILYYSFVANDGELPAPDDSSVNSSVEGPFIEPGSRGSVLFVPPKHYEWKKETPTFAVADSGDRFEIRVSSAVCARSIELDTAGFDALFSDNYFDLAPGETAAVFVRKDEIWSDSPAEGTVLAVTAEQFARALKVRTVADIG from the coding sequence ATGCGCACGATTGATTTGAACGGAACGTGGACTCTTGCAGGCCCTGAAGGAAAAACCGCAGGGCTCGAAGGCTTTGCCGTTCCTTCGTCGATGACCGTTCCCGGTTCTCTTTTTTCAGCTTGTTTGGAAACCGGTTCCTCTCCCGACCCGTTCTGGAGGGAGAACGAGCGCCTCTATGCGGCTCTGGCGGCCGCCGATTGGACGCTTACGCGGGATTTCGACCTTTCGCCGGAAATCGCATCGCGATCCCTGATCGAGCTGGTATTCGAAGGAATCGATACGCTTTCCGAGGTGTACCTGAACGGTGCGCACATCGGAAATACCGCCGACATGCACCGCACCTGGAAATTCAACCTCGCGGGCCTCGCTCGTCCCGGAAAAAACACCCTGACGGTTCGTCTTCTTTCGCCGACAGCCCAAATGCAGGCCGAGCAAACCCGTCTCCCGCTTCCCGGCGGCTCAGGCGGCCAATACCCCGGTTTTTGCCACCTGCGCAAAGCCCATTCGATGAGCGGCTGGGACTGGGGCCCCGTGCTCCCCGATCTTGGAATCTGGCGCCCGGCGTACATCGCGCTTCCGGAAGAAGTCGACATCCGCGACGTCTATATTGTACAAACTCATTCGAACCGCAAGGGTGAAACAGCCGACGTAGAGCTTTTCGCGCGCGTGCGTCTGCGCGCTTCGGCGCAAGCGCCCGGATGGAAGAACCTGGGTCTGACCGTCAGCGCGACCGCTCCGGACGGCAGCGAATTCTCTGCCTCCTGCGCCCTCGCCGATAGCGCCGAAAAAACGTTCACCGGCTTCGAAACCCCGGGCGAAACCTGTTACGAGAAGACTCTCGCCCTCAGCATTCCCCGGGCGATGCTGTGGTGGCCGAACGGCTTGGGCGCCCAGCATCTCTATGATCTGACCGTCGTTCTTTCGCGCAACGAAGGCGCCGGCGCGCAAACGCTCGACGAGAAAAAGCTCCGTCTCGGCCTGCGAACCCTCTCCGTCAGGCGGGACGCGGACGAATGGGGCGAATCCTTCGCCTTCGAGGCGAACGGAACCGCCTTCTTCGCCATGGGAGCCGACTACGTGCCGGAGGATTCCCTTATCGCGCGGAATACCCGCAAACGGACCGAACGGCTCGTCCGCTCAGCGGCCGCCGCCCGTCACAACTGCATCCGCGTGTGGGGAGGGGCGAACTACCCGGAAGACGATTTCTACGATCTCTGCGACGAATACGGCCTTGTGATCTGGCACGACCACATGATGGCCTGCGGCGTGTACGAGCTCAGCCCTTCGTTCCGGGAGAACATCGTCGCCGAGATAATCGACAACGTGAAGCGGGTCCGCCATCACGCAAGCCTCGGGCTCTGGTGCGGCAACAACGAACAGGAGGAAGCCTGGTGTTCCTGGGGCTGGTCGGAGAAGTACTCACCGGCGCTCAAGGCCGATTACATCAGGCTCTACGAAGAGATTCTTCCCGCGTTGAACCGCGAACTCGATCCGGAAACCTTCTACTGGCTCTCGTCTCCGTCGTCCGGCGGCTCGTTTTTCAAACCGAACGCGGAAGAGCGCGGCGATATGCACAACTGGACGGTGTGGCACGGGCTCAAGCCCTTTACCGCCTACCGCGAATGCTATTCCCGTTTTATGTCGGAGTTCGGCATAGAATCCTTTCCCTCGATGAAAACCATCGAAGCGTTTACCTTGCCTGAAGACCGCAATATCTTCTCCCCGGTGATGGAAGCCCATCAAAAATGCGATTCTGGAAACGCGAAGATTCTTCATTATATAAGCGCGAATTACCGGTACCCGCGCGACTTCGAAGCCCTGGTGTACGCCTCTCAATTGATTCAGGCCGAAGGCTTGAGGTACGGCGTCGAACACTGGCGGCGGAACCGGAACGGAAACCGCTGCATGGGCGCGGTGTACTGGCAGCTCAACGACTGCTGGCCGGTCGCCTCCTGGGCGAGCATCGACTGGTACGGGCGCTGGAAGGCGCTTCACTACATGTCCCGCCGCTTTTTCGCCCCGGTGCTCCTTTCCGCCTGCGAAACGGGATCCTCCGCGAGCCTTCACGTCGCGAACGAAACCGCGCGGGATGTTTCCGGCACGGTCCTGTGGCGCCTTATCGACGAGAGCGGCTCGATTTCGGGAACAACGGTTCTCTCCGCCGGAAGCCGGGCTGTTCGAGTTCCCGCATGGACGGACGCGGAAGCGGTCTTCCTCGATTTCTCGGATATCCTTGCCGATGAATACGCGCGGCGGAAGGCGATTCTCTATTATTCCTTTGTCGCGAATGACGGCGAGTTGCCGGCACCGGACGATTCTTCCGTCAATTCTTCTGTCGAAGGCCCGTTCATCGAGCCGGGAAGCCGGGGCTCTGTTCTCTTCGTTCCGCCGAAGCACTATGAGTGGAAAAAGGAAACGCCGACCTTCGCTGTCGCGGACTCGGGCGACCGGTTCGAAATACGAGTGTCTTCCGCTGTTTGCGCCCGCTCGATCGAACTCGATACCGCCGGCTTCGACGCCCTGTTCTCCGATAATTACTTCGACCTCGCGCCGGGGGAAACCGCCGCCGTTTTCGTCCGCAAGGATGAAATCTGGTCGGACTCTCCCGCCGAAGGAACCGTTCTCGCCGTAACGGCCGAACAGTTCGCCCGGGCGCTCAAGGTCAGAACAGTCGCGGACATCGGCTAA
- a CDS encoding response regulator gives MFSALEVANLCGVVNQTAINWIKNGYLKTFNTPGGQYRVYRDDLVSFILERGMRMPEVLQDVIGPEANWKSLIVIDDDVALNNAIKNYLEKNLQGMSVLQSFDGFDAGAQLADRKPGFVILDLALPGVNGQEICRRIKTDATFGKPYVIVITALEDPGLEEELAQMGADRFFKKPVSLPDFVEAVNQALEL, from the coding sequence ATTTTTTCCGCTCTTGAAGTCGCAAATCTTTGCGGAGTCGTCAATCAGACAGCGATCAACTGGATCAAAAACGGCTATTTGAAGACTTTTAACACGCCCGGCGGCCAATATCGCGTCTATCGGGACGATCTCGTCAGCTTCATTTTAGAGCGCGGAATGCGCATGCCCGAAGTACTCCAGGACGTCATCGGCCCTGAAGCCAACTGGAAATCCCTCATAGTCATCGACGACGACGTCGCCCTCAATAACGCCATAAAAAACTATCTTGAAAAAAATCTGCAGGGCATGAGCGTGCTTCAATCCTTCGACGGATTCGACGCCGGCGCCCAGCTTGCGGACCGCAAACCCGGTTTCGTGATTCTGGACCTGGCCCTGCCCGGAGTCAACGGCCAGGAAATCTGCAGGAGAATCAAAACCGACGCTACCTTCGGCAAGCCGTACGTCATCGTCATCACCGCTCTGGAAGATCCCGGCCTTGAAGAAGAACTTGCTCAAATGGGCGCGGACCGCTTTTTCAAGAAACCCGTCTCTCTTCCCGATTTCGTTGAAGCCGTCAATCAAGCTCTTGAATTGTAG
- the rplM gene encoding 50S ribosomal protein L13, translated as MKTIFLKEQEAPRAWFVIDAADKPVGRVAAKAAAMLRGKHKVTYAPHQDTGDYVVIINAEKAAVTGTKAQDKIYYHHTGFVGHLRALSYNKLLERHPTDPLMLAIKGMLPKGPLGRRMLGNVKIYAGAAHPHAAQNPQVVEV; from the coding sequence ATGAAGACTATTTTTTTGAAGGAACAAGAGGCTCCCCGCGCCTGGTTCGTGATCGACGCGGCAGATAAGCCCGTAGGACGCGTTGCCGCTAAAGCCGCCGCTATGCTTCGGGGCAAGCACAAGGTTACCTACGCTCCTCACCAGGACACAGGCGATTACGTTGTTATTATCAATGCCGAGAAGGCAGCCGTAACCGGAACCAAGGCTCAGGACAAGATTTACTATCACCACACCGGTTTTGTCGGTCATCTCCGGGCTCTCAGCTATAACAAGCTGCTTGAACGCCATCCCACCGATCCCCTGATGCTCGCCATCAAGGGAATGCTTCCGAAGGGACCTCTCGGTCGTCGGATGCTCGGAAACGTGAAGATCTATGCCGGTGCCGCGCACCCGCATGCCGCCCAGAATCCGCAGGTTGTGGAAGTCTAA
- the rpsI gene encoding 30S ribosomal protein S9: protein MKNIGMGTGRRKTAVARVFIREGNGKLLVNDQEASSYFATPEQVQVVRQPLMVTASDTKFDVVITVYGGGLNGQAGACSHGISRALAQIDLGNRVSLKANGLLTRDSRMVERKKYGQRSARRRFQFSKR from the coding sequence ATCAAAAATATCGGAATGGGAACCGGCCGCCGCAAGACCGCCGTTGCCCGCGTTTTTATCCGCGAAGGAAATGGAAAGCTCCTGGTCAATGATCAGGAAGCGAGCTCTTATTTCGCCACCCCCGAGCAGGTGCAGGTTGTTCGCCAGCCCCTCATGGTTACCGCCAGCGACACCAAGTTCGACGTGGTGATCACCGTATACGGCGGCGGACTCAACGGACAGGCCGGAGCTTGCAGCCACGGCATTTCCCGCGCCCTCGCCCAGATCGATCTTGGAAACAGAGTTTCCCTTAAAGCCAACGGACTCCTTACCCGGGATTCCCGCATGGTTGAAAGAAAGAAGTACGGTCAGCGCAGTGCTCGCAGAAGATTCCAGTTCAGCAAACGCTGA